GCCGCAAGAAAAGCCACCGGTCACCTGCCACGGGGCGCCTCCGGTGGCACGTCTAGGAGGGCGAAAAAACGTGGCCGACGCAAGAAGACCTCAACGTCGCCTTacacgtcgtcgtcatcgtcgttcgAGGGTCCAGAAGGCGCGACGACTGCCACAGAGATGGAACGTGGCAGGATCGCCAATGGCGGCGGACGGCCAGCGCTCGACACCACGAAAGCGACCGCGAGGGCCGGGACTGTCTCCAACGCATCGCGCTCCACGTTGGAGACATCCTCCGTTAGCCTAATCGCCCGGAAGGATGCAGCAAGGACGCACCAGTCGCGCAGTCCTgaaaggacgacgacgacgacgacgacgaagctAGACGAGCTAGCCAACAACACAACCTTGGACGCCGCGGCCACCACCTCACCTGCAGCTGCCGCTTCTACACCGATAGCGCCGTTCGTGGAGCGGACAGGAGGGTATCGCGAAGACGCTGCGTTCGGCGTGGGTGAGGCGAACAGTACGACTCGTTCGGGCATGATTGACGAGGTCACTGCGCCAGCTGGATTCGTAGAGGAGACAGGCATGGCGAAACATGGCGGCAACGAAACGAAGGCAGCGGTGCCGACGCCGCGGCTCGCGGAGTGGACGGAACTTCGCGGGCACGCTGCAGTCGGCAGCGACTCGACCAACACCTCGGGGTCGGAACCGGACGACGAGTCCACCGAGGGAGCCGCTGGTCTTGACGAGGAGACAGGCACGGTGGTGCAAGGGGGCAGCGCCGAGACGGAGGCGACGGAGAACCGGACGCTTTCCGCCTGGACCAACGAATCGTTTACGGATTT
This Dermacentor albipictus isolate Rhodes 1998 colony chromosome 1, USDA_Dalb.pri_finalv2, whole genome shotgun sequence DNA region includes the following protein-coding sequences:
- the LOC135908992 gene encoding mucin-21-like is translated as MRKGQTPAASARPSVQGGRPPPSPLFSANTWNDYFEERPSILSLCFVVVLTALFIGSLVTSLYFAYALEVQRRPPSTTATPSVNESSIPQAVNVTVAGLPTAATTVNAKAARKATGHLPRGASGGTSRRAKKRGRRKKTSTSPYTSSSSSFEGPEGATTATEMERGRIANGGGRPALDTTKATARAGTVSNASRSTLETSSVSLIARKDAARTHQSRSPERTTTTTTTKLDELANNTTLDAAATTSPAAAASTPIAPFVERTGGYREDAAFGVGEANSTTRSGMIDEVTAPAGFVEETGMAKHGGNETKAAVPTPRLAEWTELRGHAAVGSDSTNTSGSEPDDESTEGAAGLDEETGTVVQGGSAETEATENRTLSAWTNESFTDLPSEH